The Lepus europaeus isolate LE1 chromosome 21, mLepTim1.pri, whole genome shotgun sequence genome has a window encoding:
- the LOC133750499 gene encoding MAP/microtubule affinity-regulating kinase 4-like translates to MSGDRSSHTEEEVFRGYDVLRTLGKGSFGKVKLARHIESGTVFAVKIIARGHGDSSEFPQARVEAEIMNSLHHPNIVKLMQVEYTAERAYLFMEYISVGDLGKLVAVRGHLEEGEACYYFSQTLEAVEYCHKQHVVHRDIKLENLLVDRNMCIKLIDFGLSKRLTEGQQLNSLCGSFEYCAPEEFLGKEFDGYKADVWSLGVLLYTMVKGWLPFEGDSFAYLKEAILAGSYQIPSSISGELEQLLDWLMTCDPAKRPTVADAMGHKWLHMEQKGPKLSEDAAEQSLSSTEDEDISGSVESLSSQEGLKEQDGPLWGQAQLKAYLRGGGSEMYMGFPGPSHATEGPKYPSGLLFQLGREEEDGCWCPALSWGKSQEGFSGAARPELTEVELLASPEDAEAQSYLVELGFQLSHKAASLTPSLQASAMSPVLPEGDQSSGLNACHGARRMDGSPPGVMMIHTPHPVLRYNNPVSSVSTLNTSNSEDRRSESPHPVIRRRTYIPGPVLSYNSSLSSIATISSSSSKGYLADRSCSQGVAENESLPENQQDEEAGTSPVKAAKSKGCWGVCRRIVNCLLRVCCILPDPEEDL, encoded by the coding sequence ATGAGTGGTGACAGATCCTCCCACACAGAGGAGGAGGTGTTCCGGGGATATGATGTCCTCAGAACCCTTGGCAAGGGCAGCTTCGGCAAGGTGAAGCTGGCCCGCCATATTGAGAGTGGGACTGTGTTCGCTGTGAAGATCATTGCCAGAGGGCACGGGGATTCCTCTGAGTTCCCACAAGCAAGGGTGGAAGCAGAGATTATGAATTCTCTGCATCACCCTAATATTGTAAAGCTAATGCAGGTAGAATACACGGCAGAGAGAGCCTACCTGTTTATGGAATATATTAGCGTGGGGGACCTTGGAAAGTTAGTGGCGGTGCGTGGCCACCTTGAGGAAGGAGAAGCGTGTTACTATTTCAGTCAGACCCTAGAAGCAGTGGAATACTGCCATAAGCAGCATGTTGTCCACAGagatataaaattagaaaatctcCTTGTGGACAGAAACATGTGTATTAAACTAATTGACTTTGGCTTAAGCAAGAGGCTGACAGAAGGCCAACAACTCAATTCATTGTGTGGCAGCTTCGAATACTGTGCCCCGGAAGAATTCCTAGGTAAGGAATTCGACGGGTACAAGGCTGATGTGTGGAGCCTGGGTGTGCTCCTATACACCATGGTGAAAGGGTGGCTGCCCTTTGAAGGGGACAGCTTTGCGTACTTGAAGGAAGCCATCCTGGCTGGGTCTTACCAAATCCCCTCCTCTATAAGcggggaactggagcagctgctggACTGGCTGATGACCTGTGACCCTGCTAAGAGGCCCACGGTGGCAGATGCTATGGGCCACAAGTGGCTCCACATGGAGCAGAAAGGGCCCAAACTGAGTGAAGATGCAGCCGAACAGTCTCTGAGTTCAACTGAAGACGAGGACATCAGTGGAAGTGTGGAGAGCCTGAGCTCTCAGGAGGGCCTCAAAGAACAGGATGGCCCCCTGTGGGGACAAGCCCAGCTAAAGGCTTAcctcagaggaggaggaagtgaaatGTACATGGGGTTCCCAGGTCCTTCGCATGCTACTGAAGGTCCAAAATACCCCTCAGGCCTCCTCTTCCAGCTGGGCCgtgaggaggaggatggctgCTGGTGCCCTGCTCTGAGCTGGGGGAAATCCCAGGAGGGCTTCAGTGGAGCAGCAAGACCTGAGCTCACTGAAGTGGAGCTTCTAGCATCTCCGGAGGATGCTGAGGCCCAAAGCTACCTGGTGGAGCTGGGCTTTCAGCTGAGCCATAAAGCAGCCTCCCTGACACCTAGTCTGCAAGCCAGTGCCATGTCCCCAGTGCTGCCCGAAGGTGACCAGTCATcagggctaaatgcctgccatggAGCCCGCAGGATGGACGGTTCCCCACCTGGTGTGATGATGATCCACACTCCTCACCCAGTCCTGAGGTACAACAACCCCGTGTCCTCTGTGTCCACTCTCAACACCAGCAACAGTGAGGACCGCAGGTCAGAGAGTCCCCACCCTGTCATAAGGAGGAGGACCTACATTCCTGGGCCAGTCCTCAGCTACAACAGCTCCTTGTCCTCCATAGCCACTATCAGCTCCAGCAGCAGTAAGGGCTACTTAGCAGACAGGAGCTGTTCCCAGGGAGTGGCAGAGAACGAGAGCCTCCCAGAAAACCAACAGGACGAGGAGGCGGGGACCTCGCCTGTTAAAGCTGCCAAGAGCAAGGGCTGCTGGGGGGTCTGCAGGAGGATCGTGAACTGCCTTCTGCGGGTGTGCTGTATCCtgccagacccagaggaagacctCTGA